A single genomic interval of Psychroserpens sp. NJDZ02 harbors:
- a CDS encoding DUF4834 family protein produces the protein MGLLRTILIIVLIYYGLKILSRLFAPALFKYASKKASERFGGAFNQQRQEPAKKEGEISIDKMPKNKSSNKNVGEYVDYEEIE, from the coding sequence ATGGGTTTATTAAGAACCATCCTTATTATTGTATTAATTTACTACGGATTAAAAATCTTATCTCGTTTGTTTGCGCCTGCACTTTTTAAATATGCAAGTAAAAAAGCATCAGAACGTTTTGGAGGCGCTTTTAATCAACAAAGACAAGAGCCTGCTAAAAAAGAAGGAGAGATATCTATTGATAAAATGCCTAAAAACAAATCTTCAAATAAAAATGTTGGGGAGTATGTAGATTACGAAGAAATTGAGTAA